tattttgAACAAGATTAAAGTTATAATCCTTGTTATTTAAAACCCCTTTTAGGTTTAGGGTTGGCATAGTTTCTTGAAATAGCTATTAAATGTATATCCCATCAGTAATTAGCCCTctataaagaaaaataatacatattCAGCTTTTTGTGATTTTATCTCACTGATAGAAGCCTCCTCTGTCTGTAAAATGAGGATAGAAATAATGTAGCAAATTTTGCAGTTGGGTATCCTTATagtttattggaaaaaaaagacaaaaattcAATACAGTACTATCGTCTTTTCATGTACAGCCTACAGAAATAATAGACATCTGTcaaatacacagaaacacaagaaagaaaacatcaaaatCAGCTGGATGAAATTTACAATGGAAAGCACACTAGAAGTTGACAATGCAGTATTCAAGGATATGTTAATATGCTGCatacatgtcaaaaaaagtacagACTGTCGCTGTTTTCTCTTGCAGTGGAGGAGCCTATTTGCATTCAGTACACTGGTTAGATTTGGTGAAAATTTCATCTCAAGCATTCAAAAGCCCATTTACATTGATTCCATTTTCACACTGGGGTTCTCTTTAActcgctctctctttatctTGATCGATTCCTCTTTCGCTTCCTAtcgctctctcttctttttttctgtctctttccttttttagaTCAGTCTTTCATCTCACGCTATTAGCAGGGGTTGCAAAGGGAGGGCTGATGGCTTCTTTTTCCTGCGTCCTTGCTGTGGttttgctgcagctgctgggCTGCGATaaaaagaggaaagaggagaagtTTTCACACTAATTACAACACAATAATGAAGCACTTGGTAAAAGGCGCAGTGAAAATGAAGGTCAAACTGTCATTAATATAAAGTGAATAGGGTCTATTAGAAAGCATTTGAAAAGTGACCAGAGATTACTGGAGAGGGGataaagtttagtttttttacgaGATAGAAGCAAGTTAAGAACATTTACCGGTCACATTGGCAGTACGTCTTGGGCTGTCGGCCATTCTTCTTATTTAGAAATCTTCTCTGCGGCAGGAAGaaataacaatatatatatatatatatatatatatatatatatatatatatatatatatacacacaatatatatttgTTGCTGGTTGTCTTGACTTACCTTCCTTCTTTTGAACCTCTTGCACAACACAATGACGAAGACCATCAGGAGAACCACGACCACGCAGCCTACTCCAAGTGCAACCAACATCCACCATTTGAGCCCCAGCAGCACAGCATCAGTGGATGGAGATTGATTAACACCTGGTTGAGCTATGAAAACAGACCATGGCAGAAAGGGAGGAATCAATGACACATCCAGTGAAGAATCACTTTCGTTAATATGTACTCATAGAGGATTTAcccaaacaaacacaagcagTGTGCAAAGTCGGGGCAGGTTGACTTACTGATTTTCTTTGAGCTTGGTGAAGGGGATGGTGCAGCTGTTTCAGGAACAGGttctaaaagcaaaaacacagcACATCTTGCTTTTGCCAGTGGCCACACAGGTAGCTTTTGTTGTGGTTAAAACCATATGCAAAGACTCTGGTAAAAGCCAGTGTCCTACCTTGAACTTTGATTTCTAGGCTCTCACTGTATGTCGCCCCTTCATGGGAGAACGTACACTTCCAGTTCCCTGCATCAGAGCGGGCTACAGATTTGAGTTGAACAGTCTGTGACCCTGAGTGTGGACTTCCATCTGGCCTCTTCCACTGCACTGGAGAGTCTGGGGGGTTCAGACCTTTTACCTGACACTGGAGCGTAGCCTCACTGCCCAGCTGGAGCTCACTAGAAGGGCTGGCCGAGACTGACGCAGAGAGGGACAACAGACGGGAACGAGTATACAGTGAGAATCACAACGAGAAAGGGGAGGCCATGCCGAACAAAGGACTATCCAGATCATTAGGAATGTGACACACCCTTATGACATAATAAGAAGagctaaatgaaaatgtatccCTTATTGTATCTCTTGTTGCTTATGGTCACAGCTTTACAGACTAGAACATCTAAATTTGAGGGATATTACATCAGGAAAGTAAAGGGGCACGTCATCGATTTTACACATGAAGGTCAGTTTATTTATAAGAACTGCTGCTCAACTTGTGAAATAGTTGTAGACTAGGGAGCTTTGtactatactactactaataataatacttgtATTTCTgagtttataaaaatgtaatagtaaATTGCTGGAATACCTTTGTAAgatgtataagtgtgtgtgtgtgtgtgtgtgtgtgtgtgtgtgtgtgtgtgtgtgtgtgtgtgtttgtttgtgtgtgtttattaaagGCCTAACATTTTTATTCTGAAGTCAATTCTTCAAAAGTTACTTTAATAGTTTAGTACATTTGCCAAAACTATTATAAGTAAACTGTTTGAAGAGTCAGAACCattatttaattttcttttagGATTCAAAAGTCCTAGTTGTAACAATGAGGTAAACCCTACTCACTCTCTATTATGCTAGGAATTatttacaaatacattttttctagGGTCTTCTGCTCACCTGAGACCACAAGAAGTGTGTGTTCATAACTTCTCCCATCTGCCGTGCAAATGAACTTTCCGACATCTTCTTCCCTCACTCCAGAGATCTCCAGACTGGTAACCTTTAACGTTGACCTTCCAATATATTTACCACCTAAAGCAGAAAATACACGTTCATTCGCAAAAGTGTTAAGAACAATATGTTGTGCTGTAGGTAATGTCAACTTTACAAAACTAAAAGTCTGTTTGTACCTCTGCGACGGAAGCCCGACCTACTTTCACTAATAATGTGGTCATTTCCATGATTCCACACCAGGCTTTGAGTGTATTTCTCGACCCCACACTTGAAGGTGACACTCTGCCCTGGTTGTGTGAGGATCACGTCGCCTGCAGCAGAGAGTGCACCCAGCACTGAAGAGAGAGGATCACATTCATGAAGCACACTTCACTTAGTATGATATATTTACAGGAGAACACCACAAACTCTGTTTCTGTGCATTAAGACAAGGACAAACTGAtgttactgcaatatattcttGTTACATTGTCTTGGAGACACATATAGTTCATTTGAAGTTAAAGAGCAATTTATCAGGTTGAATTTAGGCAATAAAATACATCTGCAGCCTTTTTAAAAGGTAGATTAAGAGTATTGTAAACATAAAGGGACATATTTGCATCTATGTTACTGGCTACTCATTGCAACGactttatgtagcctagtaGAAGTATTTTCACTCACCAAACCCAAACCACACGATTGTCTTCATTTTGAATGTTGGATCTAAGGGGTAAAATTacacaaatgtacatttcagtcaagacaaaagtagaaagaaagagaaagaaagaaaaacaaattgaatGCAGTTGTTCACAGTGTGAAAGCAAATATTTCCAGGTTAGAAATACCACACAGCTTCTGTTTGAGATGAAGATTTTACAAAAAACCTGTGTGATCTCTAACCACGAGCTAGCTCTCTACTTCCTGCCTCTTTTTATCTCTggtattaaacatttaaaacttgctTCGTAGACTtgcataaaaactgaaacaaATGTCACTGGGAAAATTCCAGCATATGTTTTGGCTCTTTTGCATTTAATTAACATGCTCAATAATGAATGTGAAGTTCCTTTGTTGTAGATATGTATCTGATAGTACATCAGAAAtaagaagtttgtttaaaaagtaataCTTTCGTTGTACACTTTTCTTACTAATATGGCAACTATATGAAACAAAAAATCTCATAAAATCACTGTGTTCTTTGATACGTTTCATGTTTTCGAATGTTTTAAGAATTTAATTCAGCAAGctataataattatttaaacaatttctcattttaaaGCCACAAATCATATCTTTGTATTTGAGTTTTGGGATAGCCAGAACAATTACAATCTAAATTAATACTTTAGAaaacttttcaaaaaaaaagtctaatttGACATTATCAATACATTTCACCCCATTGACTGAACAAGAGTTACAAATAAATATCAAAGAATCTTTCATCCTTAAAATTAGATTGAGCTTGATATATCCACTAAAGGCTTGGAGACTTGGTTACGCAAGTTTTTCTTCATCACATTTAATCCAGGGTCCTTCTTTAAGTTTCTAAAACAGATTAATTACAGAGAAATGAGGACTGACAATAGCAAACTTTTAAGTGTtcaatgtatatatgtattattaaatTGGTTCATCCGCCATTATGTTAAGTTTGGACTACATTACGAAAAAGACAAAACGGAACATTCAGAATGGTCACATTAAATCCAATAATTGCATTTACAATATCAAACTTGATTTTATGATCTAGTTTGAAATCTTACCTTAATTttgaaaaagttattttagGTCAAAATCTTTCCTTATCCTCTTTGTGCTTCACTTCATCAAAAACAAGAGCACAAGGATGCAAACCTGTAGAATGCGGAAGACGTCTGAAAAGAAACGTGCACTCAAGTTGTAGGCCGGTGCAAAGCCCTGCTGTTAGTGGGTTTGCTCTTCATGCCTGCACTTTCTCGCAAACTAGGCCTGGGATTCTGTATGCAGTGAAAAACAGACATTACCTATATTGaactctgtttttttccccagacaATTTGTAGGATTTTGAAAACTCAGCACTAATTTTTAATCATGAGGTCGATAtaagatgaaaaaaacaacaatggggAAGTGAAAATAAGTTGACTAACTAAAAAACTCATTGAAAAAGAAGAAGGCAGACTGACAGAAAGACAATTCTTTATTTGTCACAGCAGAAGTAACAAGTATTtgtttgcaaaataaaaacaaaataaaacaaatcccCGATATCACCCTCGCCAAACTTCAGAGAAAATACAAGTTAATTTGgtgtttagacttttttttttttatttcctttttgtcacacacatttgagctgttatatatttgtttgttttactgaCATTTCCGCTCTTCATGGATGTTcaacagttgttgttttttacttccTCACTGAAACTGGTGGAGGAGGAGTTGGTGCCCGTCTAAACGGGTGACACCCAACTGCAACCATCCAATAAAAGAAGAGGGGGGGCTGGAAGCAACATATTTTGATGGGAAGGGGCAGTGACTACTGATGGCAGTGGAAATCAATAGTCAGGACATGGATGAAGGTGATAGTTACATGAAGAGTGAATGGACATAGGAACCCTCTAATGTTCGGGGCCGGTTTCATTGAAGCAGGTTTTCTGAATTACCTGGATACATTTGCTAGTAAAATTAGTAAAACATGGAACAGGTGTTTTAACATATTTCATATGGTTTTACTCAGCATAGTTGTCCAGGTAACTAACTGAATCTGATTCTCTGAACAGGCCCATGGTTTGTAATCAACGGATCAAAAGGAAAAATCTCCTTACACCTTATCTGTACATCTGCACCAATTTATTCAACTGTGTATATATGCAATCTGAGAGATTTATTTACACTTTTATCAGTTGTGAAGCATGCCAGGGCATTTGTAAGAGCTTGGTGGGGTGCGACTATGAATGCTGTTCTGTGTGTTGGTGTTAGCGTCCACATTACTCTGCCTTCACCCCGAGTGTAACGCTCCCTTGTCTATTCAGCCACTCTCCTGTAGAAGTAGAGGTATCCCAGGTCTTTGGGAGGTTTCTCTGAAGCGCACACCTTCTGGTCGTTGAAGATGACCCACCTGTTAAACAGAGAGATCACTCAGTTCACAGAGAGCTAATTGATAACAGACAGGTTATGGATTTGATTATGTATACACAAAAGagcgttgttgttttttcaatcATCATCAATGGgtcttatttttaaaataaaatatccaGCACTTGTGTAAAGTGACACCTGCTTTTCCCAAATGACCAACATCATCATAGAACACATAATggtaatttttcttttagcaatcTTAGGTCATTTATTTGTTCAAAGAAGCATCCATCAACTCAGAtgggatcattattattattattattattattattattataaaaattaaaaaataaatctggcaTTTTAAATAGTGGATATAAACCATTTAAACCTCAGTTCGTTGACAGGTTATTACTTTGCACTGTGTTTATATAAGCAGCTATTATTGTTCAGATGAGACCTGGAGTATGGTGCCCCCTGCTGAGGCAGTGTAGAACTAGCTACTACATTACAttagaatacttttttttttaaagacatttaatgaataaataaaactagGCCTACTGATTAGAGAACAGCAGGCATAC
This sequence is a window from Sander vitreus isolate 19-12246 chromosome 6, sanVit1, whole genome shotgun sequence. Protein-coding genes within it:
- the LOC144519455 gene encoding neural cell adhesion molecule 1-like isoform X1 — protein: MKTIVWFGFVLGALSAAGDVILTQPGQSVTFKCGVEKYTQSLVWNHGNDHIISESRSGFRRRGGKYIGRSTLKVTSLEISGVREEDVGKFICTADGRSYEHTLLVVSVSASPSSELQLGSEATLQCQVKGLNPPDSPVQWKRPDGSPHSGSQTVQLKSVARSDAGNWKCTFSHEGATYSESLEIKVQEPVPETAAPSPSPSSKKITQPGVNQSPSTDAVLLGLKWWMLVALGVGCVVVVLLMVFVIVLCKRFKRRKRRFLNKKNGRQPKTYCQCDRPAAAAKPQQGRRKKKPSALPLQPLLIA
- the LOC144519455 gene encoding neural cell adhesion molecule 1-like isoform X3; its protein translation is MKTIVWFGFVLGALSAAGDVILTQPGQSVTFKCGVEKYTQSLVWNHGNDHIISESRSGFRRRGGKYIGRSTLKVTSLEISGVREEDVGKFICTADGRSYEHTLLVVSVSASPSSELQLGSEATLQCQVKGLNPPDSPVQWKRPDGSPHSGSQTVQLKSVARSDAGNWKCTFSHEGATYSESLEIKVQEPVPETAAPSPSPSSKKITQPGVNQSPSTDAVLLGLKWWMLVALGVGCVVVVLLMVFVIVLCKRFKRRKISK
- the LOC144519455 gene encoding neural cell adhesion molecule 1-like isoform X2: MKTIVWFGFVLGALSAAGDVILTQPGQSVTFKCGVEKYTQSLVWNHGNDHIISESGKYIGRSTLKVTSLEISGVREEDVGKFICTADGRSYEHTLLVVSVSASPSSELQLGSEATLQCQVKGLNPPDSPVQWKRPDGSPHSGSQTVQLKSVARSDAGNWKCTFSHEGATYSESLEIKVQEPVPETAAPSPSPSSKKITQPGVNQSPSTDAVLLGLKWWMLVALGVGCVVVVLLMVFVIVLCKRFKRRKRRFLNKKNGRQPKTYCQCDRPAAAAKPQQGRRKKKPSALPLQPLLIA